A window of the Paenibacillus woosongensis genome harbors these coding sequences:
- the plsY gene encoding glycerol-3-phosphate 1-O-acyltransferase PlsY, translating into MILPVIAVIFSYLLGSVSFSVLLAKSLKGIDIRQHGSGNAGATNTLRVLGKGPAIMVLALDVLKGIAAVWIGRWLGGEHVSVPLLCGLAAIIGHNWPVYFRFRGGKGIATTIGVMASLFFFPALYAGIIAILSIVFTRYVSLGSLLFVLLTPLFLVLTGETGPYLWTSLIICVFAFWRHRTNIVKLVQGKENKLGSKGGKRVV; encoded by the coding sequence GTTGGGATCTGTCAGCTTCAGTGTCCTGCTGGCGAAATCCTTGAAAGGAATTGATATCCGTCAGCATGGAAGCGGCAATGCTGGAGCAACCAACACACTGAGAGTGCTCGGCAAGGGGCCGGCGATCATGGTGCTCGCTCTTGATGTGCTTAAAGGAATAGCTGCGGTCTGGATTGGCAGGTGGCTTGGCGGGGAGCATGTATCGGTACCTCTCTTATGCGGGCTCGCTGCCATTATCGGCCACAACTGGCCGGTCTATTTCCGGTTTCGCGGAGGAAAAGGGATTGCCACGACGATTGGCGTTATGGCTTCCTTGTTTTTCTTTCCGGCGCTTTACGCAGGAATAATCGCTATTTTATCGATCGTTTTTACGAGATACGTCTCTCTCGGTTCTTTGCTGTTTGTTCTGCTGACTCCATTATTTCTGGTGCTCACTGGAGAAACCGGTCCTTATTTATGGACGAGTCTGATTATTTGTGTCTTTGCATTTTGGAGACATCGCACGAATATCGTGAAATTGGTCCAAGGCAAAGAGAATAAACTTGGCTCCAAGGGAGGTAAACGAGTTGTCTGA